The Pseudomonas entomophila genome segment ACTGGTCGCCGCCGCCGAGACCGTGGCCAGCCTGATCAAGCAGCCAGCGCCGCTCAATCCGCTGGAAGTACTGGCCTGGCCAGGCGTGCTGGTGGCGGACGCCACCGACCCCCAGGCACTGAACGCCGAAGCCATCGCCCTGTTCGACGAAGCCCTGACCGAACTCAAGGCTGGTCGTCAACGTGAAGGCGTCGAGCTGGCCCGCCTGATCAACGAGCGCCTGGACAGCATGGCCACCGAGGTCGCCACTCTACGCACCCTGGTGCCACAGATGCTGGCCGTGCAACGGCAGAAGATCCTCGACCGCTTCGGCGACATGAAGGCCGAGCTCGACCCGCAGCGCCTGGAGCAGGAGATGGTCCTGCTGGCCCAGAAGAGCGACGTCGCTGAAGAGCTGGACCGCCTCAGCACCCATGTCACCGAGGTGCGCCGGGTGCTCAAGTCCGGCGGCGCCGCCGGCCGGCGCCTGGACTTCCTGATGCAGGAACTCAACCGCGAAGCCAACACCCTGGGCTCCAAGGCCTTCGACCCGCGCAGCACGCAAGCGGCGGTCAACCTGAAGGTACTGATCGAGCAGATGCGTGAACAAGTACAGAACATCGAGTAAGGCCACCCCTACCATGAACCACAGCAGCGGCACCCTCTATATCGTTTCGGCCCCATCCGGCGCCGGCAAGACCAGCCTGGTCACGGCGCTGATCAGGGACGACCAGCACGTCCGCGTTTCGGTCTCGCACACCACCCGCACCATGCGCCCAGGCGAAGAGCACGGCGTGAACTATCACTTCGTCATCCATGAAGAGTTCAAGGCGTTGATCGCCAAGGGCGACTTCCTGGAGCACGCCGAGGTATTCGGCAACTTCTACGGCACTTCGCGCAGCGCCCTGCAGGAAACCCTCGACCAGGGCTACGACCTGATCCTGGAGATCGACTGGCAAGGCGCCCAGCAGGTGCGCAAGCTCATGCCTGAGGCGCTCTCGGTGTTCATCCTGCCGCCGAGCCAGGAGGCCCTGCGCCAGCGTCTTGATGGCCGCGGCCAGGACAGCGAGGAGATCATCGCCGGGCGCATGAAGGAAGCGGTCAGCGAGATGGTGCACTACGACGAGTATGACTACGTCATCATCAACGATGACTTCGGTGTGGCGCTGGAGGAGTTGAAGGCGGTGTTCAAGGCAAATCGCCTGCTGCTGAAGAAACAGCAACAGCGCCATGGGGCGCTGCTGGAACAGCTGGTCGGCTGAGCGTGCATTCGCCGGCAGGCCGGGTCCTACAGGTGCGACACCCAACCCGTAGGAGCCGGCTCGCCGGCGAAGTGCTGCAAAGCAGCCCCATTCTTCATTCCTGTAACTGAAGGGTCGCCTGCTGACGCAGGGTAGCCCCCAGGAAATACGCCGGCGCCCGCAGGCGCGAGAGCATCATCAGCACGATCCCCAGCGCCGAGATGATCGCCGCGATCACGAACACCAACCCCAGTCCCCCCACATGCGAGCCGCTGCCGAAATCCGGCGAGGCGCTGTCGATCGCCGTGCGCACGAAGATCACCGACAGGATCACCCCGCCCACCAGCGGGCACGCGCCGCGCATGAAGAAGTGGCGCAGGCTGTCGAACAGGCTGTGGCGGAAGTACCACACGCAGGCGAACGCGGTCAGTGAGTAGTAGAAGCAGATCATCATGCCCAGGGCGGTGATGGTGTCGGCCAGCACGTTCTCGCTCAGGGTGCGCATGGTCACGTAGAACAGGCCAGCGGCGACCCCGGCGCAGATGGTCGCGTAGCGCGGGGTCTGCGAACGCGGGCAGACCTTGGCAAAGCGCTGCGGCACGGCGCCGTAGTAACCCATGGCCAGCAAGGTGCGCGCAGGCGAGACGAAGGTCGATTGCAGCGACGCCGCAGTACTGGCCAGCACCGCGATCGACATCAGGATCGCCAGCGGCCCCATGACCGGCCCGGCCAAGTGGGCGAAGACGTTCTCCTGGATGCGCGGGTTGTTCAGGCCCAGGCCATCTTCGCTGATCCCGGCGAACTGCAGGGTGGCAATGGCGGTCAGCAGGTACAGGCCTAGAATCAGCAACACCGTCCAGGTGGCGGCCTTGCCCGGTACCTCTTCACTGCCAACCGACTCTTCGCTGACGGTCAGGCATACGTCCCAACCCCAGAAGATGAAGATCGACAGCGACAGGCCAGCGGCGAACGCCGAGAACGACTCGACGCCGAACGGGTTGAACCAGGCAAGATCGAATGCCAGCGGCGGCGGCGCCGTGGTCTCGCTGAAGGCGGCAAAAGCGAAACCGATCAACACCAGCAACTGCAAGGCTACCAGCCCGTACTGCACGGTCATGGTGGTGGCCATGCCACGACAACAGATCCACACCGCCAGGGCGATGAACACGCAACACGTGACGACGTTGATCAATAAGTTGTCCGCCAGGGCTGCCAGCTCCTGGTTGCCGGTGATCTGGGCGATGAACAGATAGAAGAAATCGACCGCCACTCCTGCGAGGTTGGACAGCACGATGGTGGTGGCGACCACCAACCCCCAGCCGCCGATCCAGCCGATCATCGGGCCGAAGGCACGGGCCGACCAGGTAAAGGACGTGCCGCTGTCAGGCTCTGCCGAGTTGAGCTCACGGTAGCCGAGGGCAACCAGTAGCATCGGCAGGAAGCCGACGATGAACACCGCCGGCAGGTGCGCGCCGACCTCGCGCACGGTCGGGCCGAGCGCGCCGGTCAGGGTATAGACCGGGGCGATGGTGGAAATGCCCAGCACCACGCTGGCCAGCAGGCCGAGGCGGCCTTTGGCCAGGCCCTTGCCGCGCTGGGTGTTGCCCGAGTCGGCCGCGTCGGGTGGGCGGCCGGCTTCTGTGTATTCATTCATGAGTCTGTGCCGTAACTATTGGAATTGTTTTCACAGGCCCGCCGTAGAGGGCCCGCTTTCACTCATTGAAAGCTCGCGGTAGGGGCACGGTCATCCAAGACCTTCGGCTAACGTCACACTGTTTTCGGACGCACACCTTCCCGTGCAGCATGGGCAATGCAGGCTTCGCGGAACGCCTCGAACAGGCGCAGCGAAACCGGGTTTTCGGCGAAACGCCATTCAGGGTGCCACTGCACACCGAGTACAAAGCCCGGCGCATCAGGCATCGACACCGCTTCGATCAGGCCATCCGGGGCCCGTGCCTCGACGCGCAGGCCCGAGGCCAGGCGATCGATGCCCTGGCTGTGCAGCGAGTTGACCTCGAACCGCGCAGCCAGGCCCAGGCGCTCGAACATCCCGCCCAGCTCGATGCCGACAGGATGACGAGGGCCGTACTGCACCTCCAGGGGTGCATCCTCAGGTTCGCGGTGGTCCAGGTAACCGGGCAGTTCCTGCACGCGCTGGTGCAGGCTGCCACCCAGGGCCACATTCAGTTCCTGGAAGCCACGACAGACGCAGAACACCGGCACGCCAGCGGCAATCGCCGCCTGCAGCAGCGGCAAGGTCAGACGGTCACGGGCAAGATCGTGCCGGGTACCTTCCGCGCTGGGCGCGCCATTGTAATGATGCGGCTCGACATTTGAAGGTGAACCGGTAAAAAGAATGCCGTCGAGCCGCGCCAGCAGCGCCTGCGTGTCGCTGCCGCCGTCACGCGCTGGCAGGATCAGCGGCAGCCCGGCAAAGCCTGCGGCCTCGACATACTTGTCGCCCACCGTGTGCGACGAGTTCTTCCCCACCTGCTGGCGGCAGGCGCTGACACCGATCAAGGGGACCGCAATTGCGCTCATGGGCTTACACCGTGTGCAGGTACCAGTTGTACTCGAGGTCGGAGATCGACACTTCGAACTCGGCCAGCTCGCTCTCCTTGCAAGCCACGAAGATATCGATGTAGTCCGGGCTGATGTATTGGTTGAGCACTTCGCTGTCGTCCAGCGCACGCAGGGCGTCGCGCAAGTTGTTCGGCAGGCTTTGTTCCAGTTGCTCGTACGAGTTGCCTTCGATCGGCGCATCCGGCTCAACCTGGTTGGTCAGCCCGTGGTGGATGCCGGCGAGGATCGCCGCGAGCATCAGGTACGGGTTGGCGTCGGCGCCGGCCACGCGGTGCTCGATACGCACGTTTTCGCTGCTATCAGTCGGTACGCGGACCGCCACGGTACGGTTGTCCAGGCCCCAGCTTGGAGCATTGGGCACGTAGAACTGGGCACCGAAGCGGCGGTAGGAATTGATGTTCGGGCAGAGGAAAGCCATCGATGCCGGCATGGTCTCCAGCACGCCACCGATGGCGTGGCGCAGGGTGTCGCTCTGCAGCGGGTCTTCTTGGGCGAAGATGTTCTTGCCGGTCTTCTTGTCCAGCAGCGAGATGTGCACGTGCAGGCCGTTGCCGGCCTGGCCCGGGTAGGGCTTGGCCATGAACGTGGTGTCCATCTCATGGTCGTAGGCGACGTTCTTGATCAGGCGCTTGAGCAGGATCGCGTAATCGCAAGCCTTCAGCGGGTCGGCGACGTGGTGCAGGTTCACTTCGAACTGCGCCGGCGCGCTCTCCTTGACGATGGCGTCGGCAGGCAGGCCTTGCTCCTTGGCAGCCTCGAGCATGTCCTGCAGGCAGTCGGCGTATTCGTCGAGGTCATCGATCAGGTACACCTGAGTGGACTGCGGGCGTTTGCCCGAGATCGGCGAGCGCGGCGGCTGCGGGCGGCCGTTGAGGTTGTCCTGGTCGATCAGATAGAACTCCAGCTCGAACGCGGCGCAGATATCCAGGCCCAGGTCGTCGAACTTGCTCACCACCTGGCGCAGCACTTCCCGCGGGTCGGCGAAGAACGGTGCGCCGTCCAGTTCGTGCATGGTCATCAGCAACTGTGCGGTCGGGCGCTTCTGCCATGGTTCGTCCGACAGCGTACCGGCGATCGGGTAGCAGATACGGTCGGCGTCGCCGATGTCCAGGCCCAGGCCGGTGCTCTCGACGGTCGAGCCATTGATATCCAGGGCGAACAGCGAAGCCGGCAGGTTGATGCCTTTCTCATAGACCTTGTGCAGGCTGGCGCGCTCGATACGCTTGCCGCGCACCACGCCGTTCATGTCGGAGATCAGCAGGTCGACGTACTGGGTATCCGGATGGGCATCCAGGAATTCATTCATCTCGCGGGAAGAACTGGCGCACGGGGAGACCGACGTCATGGCTGTACATCCTTTGATTCGGAGCGGCGATGTGGGGGCTACGGCTGACGCCTCGAAGGGCGACGATGGAATTGCTGTTGTTCTTTTCACTGACCCATCGTGGGGGCTGGTTGCCGACCGGCTGCATTGATTCCCGGGGGCCGTTCCACTATAAAATGGCCTCCACGCAACAGACATTGGCATTTCGGCAAGCAGAGCGTGCATCAATGCAATATCAGATCAACCACGCCGACCTCTCCCTGGTCCTGGCACTGGAGCGCGGCCGCTCGCTGGCAAAGGCCGCCGAACTGCTCAAGGTGGACGTTTCCACGGTATTCCGCTCGATCCGGCGGCTGGAGTCGGCGCTGGGCACCGCCTTGTTCGTCAAGAGTCGCAAGGGCTACCTGCCCACCGACACCGCCCAGGCCCTCGCCGAGCAGGCCGAGCGCGCCGAACAGGCGCTGGATGCGGCGCGCATCGCGCTGACCAGCGGCGAGCAAGTGGTCAGCGGCACGGTCCGCGTGACCTGCACCGAAGCGGTCCTGCACAGCCTGCTGCTGCCGGCGCTGGCCGACTTCATGCCCAACTACCCCGCGCTGTCGCTGGAGATGGGCACATCCAACACGTTCGCCAACCTCAGCCGGCGCGATGCCGACATCGCCCTGCGCCTGACCAACACCCCACCGGAGCACCTGGTCGGCCGCTGCCTGGGCTCGACGTCCTACGTGATCTGTGGCCGCCCGGAGCTGCGCGAACGGCTCCAGGCGTCCGCCACCGGTGTGCCGTGGATCGCCCCCGACGACTCCATGCAGGACCATGCCACCGTGGTCTGGCGCAACCAACACCACCCTGGGCTGATCCCGCGCTACCAGTGCAGTGGCATGTCGACCATCGCCCAACTGGTGACGACTGGCCTGGGCGTGGCGGCGCTGCCCGACTACATGGTTCATGACCTGCCCGGTGTGGAGGCGCTGAGCGGCCCGCTGCCTGGCTGCGACACGCAGTTGTGGTTGCTGACCCGCCCGGATTGCCGTGCTTTGCGCTCTGTGCAGACGTTGTTCGAGGAGCTGACTCCGCGCCTGCGCGACGCAATGTTGCGTTAACGCGTCAGGGGCGGTTGTTTTCGGATAACAAGAACCGTTATCGTCCGACTCAGGCTTGGTGTGGACTTCTTCGTGGGCAAGCCCGCTCCCACAGAACCCGCGAAAACGACTCAACCAGCACTGGCGGACAGGCACCCGACAAAACAGCCCTTCCCTATTGGCTGGTGATTTTTTAAACTATCGAGTCCGCCTGCCCATTCTGGGCGCACGCCTACCGCATTTGCTACTGAGGAAGACCATGGCCCGCGTAACTGTTGAAGACTGCCTGGAACACGTGGATAACCGCTTCGAGCTGGTCATGCTCTCGACCAAGCGCGCCCGCCAGCTCGCGACCGGCGGCAAAGAGCCACGCGTTGCGTGGGAAAACGACAAGCCAACCGTCGTCGCCCTGCGTGAAATCGCCGAAGGCATCGTCACCCCAGAGTTCATCGCCGCCGAAGAGATCGTCACCGAGGATCCGGTATTCGCCGCGTTCGAGGACGAGAACAACGAGGCCGTCTGATTGATGCCCAGTCGACACCGTGCGGCGCAAGGCCCTCTTCTTCAGCAAGAGGTGAAACCATGCCGGGTATAGAAGCCCTCGCCGAACGGCTGTCGACGTATCTGGGCCCCGAACAGGTCAACCTGGTCCGGCGCGCCTACTTCTACGCCGAACAGGCCCACGATGGCCAACGCCGCCGCAGCGGCGAGCCCTACGTGACCCACCCACTGGCGGTCGCCAGCATCCTCGCCGACATGCACATGGACCATCAGAGCCTGATGGCGGCCATGCTGCACGACGTGATCGAAGACACCGGCATCGCCAAGGAAGCCTTGAGCCAGCAGTTCGGCGAGACTGTCGCCGAACTGGTCGACGGGGTCAGCAAGCTGACCCAGATGAACTTCGAAACGAAAGCCGAGGCGCAAGCCGAAAACTTCCAGAAGATGGCCATGGCCATGGCCCGCGACATCCGCGTGATCCTGGTCAAGTTGGCCGACCGCCTGCACAACATGCGCACCCTGGAAGTGCTGTCCGGCGAAAAACGCCGGCGCATCGCCAAGGAAACCCTTGAGATCTACGCCCCCATCGCCAATCGCCTGGGCATGCACACCGTGCGCGTGGAGTTCGAGGACCTGGGTTTCAAGGCCATGCACCCAATGCGCTCGTCGCTGATCCACCGGGCGGTCAAGAGCGCGCGCGGCAACCGCAAGGAAATCGTCGCCAAGATCGAAACCTCGCTGGCCAATTGCCTGGCCGCCGACGGTATCGAGGGCGAGGTCAGCGGCAGGCAGAAACACCTCTATGGCATCTACAAGAAGATGCGCGGCAAACGCCGCGCCTTCACCGAGATCATGGACGTGTACGCCTTCCGCATCATTGTCGACAAGGTCGACACCTGCTACCGCGTGCTGGGTGCCGTGCACAACCTGTACAAGCCCCTGCCCGGCCGGTTCAAGGACTACATCGCGATCCCCAAGGCCAACGGCTACCAGTCGCTGCACACCACGCTGTTCGGCATGCACGGCGTGCCCATCGAGATCCAGATCCGCACCCGTGAAATGGAAGAGATGGCCAACAACGGCATCGCCGCGCACTGGCTGTACAAGTCGAACGAGGAAGAACAACCCAAGGGTAGCCATGCCCGCGCCCGTCAGTGGGTCAAGGGCATCCTCGAGCTGCAGCAACGCGCCGGCAACTCGCTGGAATTCATCGAGAGCGTGAAGATCGACCTGTTCCCGGACGAGGTCTATGTCTTCACCCCCAAAGGCCGGATCATGGAGCTGCCCAAAGGCTCCACCGCCGTCGACTTCGCCTACGCGGTGCACACCGACGTCGGCAACAGCTGCATCGCCTGCCGCATCAACCGTCGTCTGGCGCCGCTGTCCGAGCCGCTGCAGAGCGGCTCGACCGTCGAGATCGTCAGCGCTCCGGGCGCACGCCCCAACCCGGCCTGGCTCAACTTCGTGGTCACCGGCAAGGCGCGCACGCACATCCGCCACGCCCTCAAGCAACAGCGCCGCTCCGAGTCGATCAGCCTCGGCGAGCGCCTGCTGAACAAGGTGCTGACCGGCTTCGACAGCAGCCTGGAGCAGATCCCCCAGGAACGCATCCAGGGCATCCTCACCGAGTATCGCCTGGAACTGGTCGAAGACCTGCTCGAGGACATCGGCCTGGGCAACCGCATGGCTTATGTCGTCGCCCGTCGCCTGCTGTCCGCCGAAGGCGAGCAGCTACCAACACCTGAAGGCCCGTTGGCGATCCGTGGCACCGAGGGCCTGGTGCTCAGCTACGCCAAATGCTGCACCCCGATCCCGGGCGACCCGATCGTCGGCCACCTGTCGGCGGGCAAGGGCATGGTCGTGCACCTGGAAGACTGCCGCAACATCAGTGAAGTCCGCCACAACCCGGAAAAGTGCCTGCAACTCTCCTGGGCCAAGGACGTCACCGGCGAATTCAACGTCGAATTGCGCGTCGAGCTGGAGCACCAGCGCGGCCTGATCGCCCTGCTGGCCAGCAGCGTCAACGCCGCCGACGGCAACATCGAGAAAATCAGCATGGACGAACGCGACGGCCGTATCAGCGTGGTCCAACTGGTGGTCAGCGTGCGCGACCGCGTGCACCTGGCTCGCGTGATCAAGAAGCTGCGCACCTTGACCGGCGTGGTCCGCATCACCCGGATGCGTGCGTAGTCCGCCAACCGCAAGGAGTCATCATGAGCAAGACTGTCATCAACAGCGACAAGGCCCCTGCCGCCATCGGCACCTACTCGCAGGCGATCAAGGCCGGCAACACTGTGTACATGTCGGGGCAGATCCCGCTGGACCCGAAAACCATGGAGCTGGTCGAAGGCTTCGAAGCCCAGACCGTGCAGGTGTTCGAGAACCTGAAGTCGGTTGCAGAGGCCGCTGGCGGTTCGTTCAAGGACATCGTCAAGCTGAACATCTTCCTCACCGACCTGAGCCACTTCGCCAAGGTCAACGAGATCATGGGCCGCTACTTCGAGCAGCCCTACCCGGCCCGCGCCGCCATCGGCGTGGCAGCCCTGCCCAAGGGCGCCCAGGTCGAGATGGACGCCATCCTGGTCCTCGAGTGACATTCCGGTGACGGGCCCCGCGCCCGTCACCCCCCCCCTGCCTCAAGGTTTCCACCATGCGCCACGCATTGCCTCTCGCGCTGGCAGCCCTGCTTCTGGGCGGCTGCGCCAGCCACAAACCCGAAGATTTCAACGGTACCTGGATCAACCAGGCCGCCATCGACGCCGCCGCAAAGGGCACCAGCCTGCGCCAAGCCCTGAATGATCACGGCTCGGTGTTCGAATGGAAGATCGACGTCAAGAACCAGCAAGCCAGCTTCAGCAATGGCTTCGAAGCGGTCGATGGTCGCCTGAGCGCTAACGAGAAGGGCTGGCAGGTCAGCTCCGAGGGCGGCTTGAACGAGCAGCTCAAACTTGATGGCAATGAACTGCAGGCCATCGACCCTTCGGGCCACGAACAGGTCTTCGTCCGCGCCAGGACAGCGGACAGTAGTACGCCCCTAGGCGGCACCTTCGAAAGATCACTGTACAAGGCCTACCTGGGCGGTGACTGGAAGATCATCGAAGGCCAGGGCAAAGGCGCCATGGTGCGTTTCAGCGACACTGGCGGCGTAACCGGCCTGCCCGGCCCGGATCGCTTCGCCCTGTGCCTGGCCGGCGATTGCGCCGATATTGGCAATGGCAACGACAGCCTGTGGCTTGA includes the following:
- a CDS encoding YicC/YloC family endoribonuclease, translated to MVHSMTAFARVERAGSQGTLVWELRSVNHRYLEPHLRLPEALRDLEGAVREGLRQGLSRGKVECTLRLNEDSTGKPLQVDRERAAQLVAAAETVASLIKQPAPLNPLEVLAWPGVLVADATDPQALNAEAIALFDEALTELKAGRQREGVELARLINERLDSMATEVATLRTLVPQMLAVQRQKILDRFGDMKAELDPQRLEQEMVLLAQKSDVAEELDRLSTHVTEVRRVLKSGGAAGRRLDFLMQELNREANTLGSKAFDPRSTQAAVNLKVLIEQMREQVQNIE
- the gmk gene encoding guanylate kinase translates to MNHSSGTLYIVSAPSGAGKTSLVTALIRDDQHVRVSVSHTTRTMRPGEEHGVNYHFVIHEEFKALIAKGDFLEHAEVFGNFYGTSRSALQETLDQGYDLILEIDWQGAQQVRKLMPEALSVFILPPSQEALRQRLDGRGQDSEEIIAGRMKEAVSEMVHYDEYDYVIINDDFGVALEELKAVFKANRLLLKKQQQRHGALLEQLVG
- a CDS encoding APC family permease, whose protein sequence is MNEYTEAGRPPDAADSGNTQRGKGLAKGRLGLLASVVLGISTIAPVYTLTGALGPTVREVGAHLPAVFIVGFLPMLLVALGYRELNSAEPDSGTSFTWSARAFGPMIGWIGGWGLVVATTIVLSNLAGVAVDFFYLFIAQITGNQELAALADNLLINVVTCCVFIALAVWICCRGMATTMTVQYGLVALQLLVLIGFAFAAFSETTAPPPLAFDLAWFNPFGVESFSAFAAGLSLSIFIFWGWDVCLTVSEESVGSEEVPGKAATWTVLLILGLYLLTAIATLQFAGISEDGLGLNNPRIQENVFAHLAGPVMGPLAILMSIAVLASTAASLQSTFVSPARTLLAMGYYGAVPQRFAKVCPRSQTPRYATICAGVAAGLFYVTMRTLSENVLADTITALGMMICFYYSLTAFACVWYFRHSLFDSLRHFFMRGACPLVGGVILSVIFVRTAIDSASPDFGSGSHVGGLGLVFVIAAIISALGIVLMMLSRLRAPAYFLGATLRQQATLQLQE
- a CDS encoding gamma-glutamyl-gamma-aminobutyrate hydrolase family protein; the protein is MSAIAVPLIGVSACRQQVGKNSSHTVGDKYVEAAGFAGLPLILPARDGGSDTQALLARLDGILFTGSPSNVEPHHYNGAPSAEGTRHDLARDRLTLPLLQAAIAAGVPVFCVCRGFQELNVALGGSLHQRVQELPGYLDHREPEDAPLEVQYGPRHPVGIELGGMFERLGLAARFEVNSLHSQGIDRLASGLRVEARAPDGLIEAVSMPDAPGFVLGVQWHPEWRFAENPVSLRLFEAFREACIAHAAREGVRPKTV
- a CDS encoding glutamine synthetase family protein gives rise to the protein MTSVSPCASSSREMNEFLDAHPDTQYVDLLISDMNGVVRGKRIERASLHKVYEKGINLPASLFALDINGSTVESTGLGLDIGDADRICYPIAGTLSDEPWQKRPTAQLLMTMHELDGAPFFADPREVLRQVVSKFDDLGLDICAAFELEFYLIDQDNLNGRPQPPRSPISGKRPQSTQVYLIDDLDEYADCLQDMLEAAKEQGLPADAIVKESAPAQFEVNLHHVADPLKACDYAILLKRLIKNVAYDHEMDTTFMAKPYPGQAGNGLHVHISLLDKKTGKNIFAQEDPLQSDTLRHAIGGVLETMPASMAFLCPNINSYRRFGAQFYVPNAPSWGLDNRTVAVRVPTDSSENVRIEHRVAGADANPYLMLAAILAGIHHGLTNQVEPDAPIEGNSYEQLEQSLPNNLRDALRALDDSEVLNQYISPDYIDIFVACKESELAEFEVSISDLEYNWYLHTV
- a CDS encoding LysR family transcriptional regulator; this encodes MQYQINHADLSLVLALERGRSLAKAAELLKVDVSTVFRSIRRLESALGTALFVKSRKGYLPTDTAQALAEQAERAEQALDAARIALTSGEQVVSGTVRVTCTEAVLHSLLLPALADFMPNYPALSLEMGTSNTFANLSRRDADIALRLTNTPPEHLVGRCLGSTSYVICGRPELRERLQASATGVPWIAPDDSMQDHATVVWRNQHHPGLIPRYQCSGMSTIAQLVTTGLGVAALPDYMVHDLPGVEALSGPLPGCDTQLWLLTRPDCRALRSVQTLFEELTPRLRDAMLR
- the rpoZ gene encoding DNA-directed RNA polymerase subunit omega, with the translated sequence MARVTVEDCLEHVDNRFELVMLSTKRARQLATGGKEPRVAWENDKPTVVALREIAEGIVTPEFIAAEEIVTEDPVFAAFEDENNEAV
- the spoT gene encoding bifunctional GTP diphosphokinase/guanosine-3',5'-bis pyrophosphate 3'-pyrophosphohydrolase encodes the protein MPGIEALAERLSTYLGPEQVNLVRRAYFYAEQAHDGQRRRSGEPYVTHPLAVASILADMHMDHQSLMAAMLHDVIEDTGIAKEALSQQFGETVAELVDGVSKLTQMNFETKAEAQAENFQKMAMAMARDIRVILVKLADRLHNMRTLEVLSGEKRRRIAKETLEIYAPIANRLGMHTVRVEFEDLGFKAMHPMRSSLIHRAVKSARGNRKEIVAKIETSLANCLAADGIEGEVSGRQKHLYGIYKKMRGKRRAFTEIMDVYAFRIIVDKVDTCYRVLGAVHNLYKPLPGRFKDYIAIPKANGYQSLHTTLFGMHGVPIEIQIRTREMEEMANNGIAAHWLYKSNEEEQPKGSHARARQWVKGILELQQRAGNSLEFIESVKIDLFPDEVYVFTPKGRIMELPKGSTAVDFAYAVHTDVGNSCIACRINRRLAPLSEPLQSGSTVEIVSAPGARPNPAWLNFVVTGKARTHIRHALKQQRRSESISLGERLLNKVLTGFDSSLEQIPQERIQGILTEYRLELVEDLLEDIGLGNRMAYVVARRLLSAEGEQLPTPEGPLAIRGTEGLVLSYAKCCTPIPGDPIVGHLSAGKGMVVHLEDCRNISEVRHNPEKCLQLSWAKDVTGEFNVELRVELEHQRGLIALLASSVNAADGNIEKISMDERDGRISVVQLVVSVRDRVHLARVIKKLRTLTGVVRITRMRA
- a CDS encoding RidA family protein; its protein translation is MSKTVINSDKAPAAIGTYSQAIKAGNTVYMSGQIPLDPKTMELVEGFEAQTVQVFENLKSVAEAAGGSFKDIVKLNIFLTDLSHFAKVNEIMGRYFEQPYPARAAIGVAALPKGAQVEMDAILVLE